The Raphanus sativus cultivar WK10039 unplaced genomic scaffold, ASM80110v3 Scaffold2744, whole genome shotgun sequence genome includes a region encoding these proteins:
- the LOC108822483 gene encoding fucosyltransferase 6-like, whose protein sequence is MYHILKISGDVFRAMGLRIKILITVIFSGLLIGSVILLSFSNNFDDQLLDATLNGSSESELLHDKFLGGLLKPGFDEGSCVSRYTQSLLYRKPSPYKPSPYLVSKLRSYEKLHKRCGPGTKAYKKATKNLGHDDENYASKSVGKCRYIVWVAVYGLGNRILTLASVFLYALLTNRVVLVDQSKDISDLFCEPFPGTSWLLPREFPLMNQIDGYNKEYSRCYGTMLNNHAISTNSTPRHLYLHILHDSRDEDKMFFCSKDQDVIDKVPWLIVKANVYFVPSLWFNPNFQTELMKLFPQKEAVFHHLARYLYHPTNQVWGMVTRYHDAHLARADERLGIQIRVFSDKAGYFQHVMDQILSCTQREKLLPQVVSQEESKLNMSKRQKLKSVLVTSLYPEYADRLKNMFWEKPSSTGELIEVYQPSGERYQQTDNKLHDQKALAEMYLLSLTDKIVTSARSTFGYVAHSLGGLKPWLLYQPRDASAPDPPCVRSTSIDPCHLTPPSHGCDADWGTDSGKVVPFVKHCEDRDNDGLKLFDEL, encoded by the exons ATGTATCACATACTTAAGATCTCCGGCGATGTTTTCAGGGCTATGGGTTTGAGGATCAAGATTCTGATAACAGTCATCTTTAGTGGCTTACTCATTGGTTCTGTCATCTTACTATCATTCTCAAACAACTTCGACGACCAACTTCTTGATGCTACACTCAATG GTTCAAGTGAATCCGAACTACTCCATGATAAATTCCTAGGAGGGCTTTTAAAACCGGGTTTCGATGAAGGTTCTTGCGTGAGTAGGTATACTCAATCATTGTTGTATCGCAAGCCTTCACCATACAAGCCGTCGCCATATCTTGTCTCTAAGCTTAGAAGCTATGAGAAGCTTCACAAGCGTTGCGGTCCAGGCACAAAAGCTTACAAGAAAGCAACAAAGAATCTTGGTCATGATGATGAGAATTACGCAAGCAAATCCGTTGGTAAATGCAGATACATCGTGTGGGTCGCGGTTTACGGGCTTGGAAACAGAATACTCACTCTGGCATCTGTCTTCCTCTATGCTCTCTTGACAAACAGAGTCGTTCTTGTTGATCAAAGCAAAGACATCAGTGATCTCTTCTGCGAGCCGTTTCCAG GTACTTCATGGTTACTCCCTCGTGAGTTCCCACTGATGAATCAGATTGATGGATACAACAAGGAGTACTCTCGTTGTTACGGAACAATGTTGAACAATCATGCCATTAGCACGAACTCAACCCCACGGCATCTATATCTTCACATCTTACATGATTCAAGGGACGAAGACAAGATGTTCTTTTGCTCAAAGGATCAAGATGTGATCGATAAGGTTCCTTGGTTGATTGTCAAAGCCAACGTCTACTTTGTTCCATCTCTATGGTTTAATCCAAATTTTCAGACCGAACTGATGAAGCTGTTCCCTCAGAAAGAAGCAGTGTTTCATCACTTGGCTCGCTATCTTTACCACCCGACCAATCAAGTTTGGGGTATGGTCACTAGGTACCACGATGCACACTTAGCCAGAGCAGACGAGAGGCTCGGGATTCAAATACGTGTGTTCAGCGACAAAGCGGGATACTTCCAACACGTCATGGACCAGATCTTGTCTTGCACGCAAAGAGAGAAGCTATTACCACAAGTAGTCTCACAGGAAGAATCGAAACTCAATATGTCCAAAAGACAAAAACTCAAATCTGTTCTTGTCACGTCTTTATATCCAGAGTACGCTGATCGCCTCAAGAACATGTTTTGGGAAAAACCTAGCTCGACAGGAGAGTTGATAGAAGTTTATCAACCAAGCGGAGAAAGGTATCAACAAACGGATAACAAGCTTCACGACCAAAAGGCCTTGGCCGAGATGTATCTTCTGAGTTTGACGGATAAAATTGTCACAAGCGCTAGGTCCACGTTCGGATACGTTGCTCATAGTCTAGGAGGTTTAAAGCCATGGTTGCTCTATCAACCAAGGGATGCATCAGCTCCTGATCCGCCGTGTGTTCGGTCCACGTCGATAGACCCTTGTCACCTTACTCCTCCTTCTCATGgatgtgatgctgattggggaACTGACTCAGGGAAGGTTGTTCCTTTTGTAAAGCATTGTGAGGATCGAGACAACGATGGTCTGAAGCTATTTGATGAGTTATAA